From Haloarcula hispanica ATCC 33960, the proteins below share one genomic window:
- a CDS encoding HalOD1 output domain-containing protein, whose product MSQAKLVYRPTPNEPLSETIVHAVADTLGIDPVDLDDRISDCIDPDALDRLFRPDTDGTPSPDGLVVFSMAGCRIEVEGNRSVLVTPSRDVSAATGLEA is encoded by the coding sequence ATGTCCCAGGCAAAACTGGTCTACAGACCGACACCCAACGAACCGTTGAGCGAAACCATCGTCCACGCTGTGGCCGACACGCTGGGTATCGACCCCGTCGACCTCGATGACCGAATCAGTGACTGTATCGACCCTGATGCGCTGGACCGGCTGTTCCGTCCGGATACGGACGGCACCCCGAGCCCTGACGGGCTGGTCGTGTTCAGTATGGCTGGCTGTCGTATCGAAGTCGAAGGGAACCGTTCGGTGCTGGTGACACCGTCCCGCGACGTCTCGGCGGCAACTGGACTCGAAGCGTAA
- a CDS encoding terpene synthase family protein, with translation MSVESPSVDTQDLLEEVRTTSLPDRVAELADEYERVCGERDRFLWQWIYSLFPEFTLSSVHPDHADHVRTQKTVLTMYVTILDDIVENDGDRDTFEEARRLVQDPSSVDPSRAAVSEEYFSFIERVWREFEGGLADAPRVDEFYDVFTYDMRQTLNAMDYSAVVNENPRIANLSGAETYGAHNMVMFPYAAVDLMYSPEFELADYGTVRDLIWDLQEMARIGNWLTTWEREVRVGDYTAGIVVLALQEGFVTPEELENPDGKAELIDKIKAEQFEARFRDRWADIYQSVRDREFDTDSVDLDALVEGMETVFQYHEASRGHK, from the coding sequence ATGAGTGTTGAGTCACCCTCGGTCGATACACAGGACCTTCTCGAAGAGGTTCGGACGACCAGTCTCCCCGACCGGGTTGCAGAACTGGCAGACGAGTACGAGCGGGTCTGTGGCGAGCGTGACCGGTTCCTCTGGCAGTGGATCTACTCGCTGTTCCCCGAGTTCACGCTCTCCTCCGTCCACCCGGACCACGCAGACCACGTCCGGACGCAGAAGACGGTACTCACGATGTACGTCACGATTCTGGATGACATCGTCGAGAACGACGGGGACCGAGACACCTTCGAAGAGGCCCGACGACTCGTGCAGGATCCGTCGTCCGTTGACCCGAGCCGTGCGGCGGTAAGCGAGGAATATTTCTCCTTTATCGAGCGTGTGTGGCGAGAGTTCGAGGGGGGACTAGCTGACGCGCCCCGGGTCGACGAGTTCTACGACGTGTTCACCTACGATATGCGACAGACGCTGAACGCGATGGATTACAGCGCCGTCGTCAACGAGAACCCACGGATTGCGAACCTCAGCGGGGCCGAAACATACGGGGCACATAACATGGTAATGTTCCCCTACGCGGCCGTTGACCTCATGTATTCGCCGGAATTCGAACTCGCCGATTACGGCACGGTCCGGGACCTGATCTGGGACCTGCAAGAAATGGCCCGCATCGGCAACTGGCTCACGACCTGGGAACGAGAAGTCAGGGTGGGAGACTACACCGCGGGAATCGTCGTGCTGGCCCTTCAAGAAGGGTTCGTCACTCCCGAAGAACTGGAAAACCCTGACGGAAAGGCCGAACTCATCGACAAAATCAAAGCCGAACAGTTCGAGGCCCGGTTCCGGGACCGGTGGGCCGACATCTACCAGTCCGTGCGCGACCGCGAGTTCGACACGGACAGCGTCGACCTCGACGCGCTGGTGGAGGGCATGGAAACCGTGTTCCAGTACCACGAAGCCAGCCGCGGACACAAGTAA
- a CDS encoding (R)-citramalate synthase — translation MRALSDVGEVQFLDTTLRDGEQAPGVSLTPDDKADIARSLDAARIDVIEAGSACTGPGERETISRVAGLDLDGTVTSFCRGIRNDIDLALDCGVDGINLVVPASDKHVEQKVGTSKSENVDNTVELVEYAADHGLWVEVIGEDGSRADLDYLEELLGAAVEAGADRICWADTVGHATPDRALECVSRLSDLGPVSTHTHDDLGLAVTNALVSIAAGADLVHGTINGIGERAGNVALEEVAIALDHGYGVESMALTEVYDLAQLIANRTGIPLAPNKAVVGENAFTHESGIHTDGTLKDDSMYEPYPPEKVGRERRLALGKHAGRAGVEAALDEHDVEVTDDQLSEIVSRVKEIGDRGKRVTDADLLTIADEVTGDARDRRVELLGLTAVSGSDTPTASVRLAVDGEERKEAAVGSGPVDAAMNAAEVALSHTADATLEDYHVDAITGGTDALVTVEIEMSRGDDHVVVSASDSDITRASVRAMVDAMDRLVTDDEDPLVADD, via the coding sequence ATGCGTGCGCTCTCAGATGTCGGTGAGGTACAGTTTCTCGACACGACACTTCGCGACGGTGAGCAAGCCCCCGGCGTGTCGCTGACGCCGGACGACAAGGCCGATATCGCCCGCTCGCTCGACGCGGCCCGTATCGATGTCATCGAAGCCGGGAGCGCCTGTACCGGCCCCGGCGAGCGCGAGACGATCTCTCGCGTCGCGGGGCTCGACCTCGACGGTACCGTCACTAGCTTCTGTCGCGGTATCCGGAACGATATCGATCTCGCACTCGACTGTGGTGTCGATGGCATCAATCTCGTCGTTCCGGCCAGCGACAAGCACGTCGAGCAGAAGGTCGGCACGTCCAAGTCCGAGAACGTCGACAACACTGTCGAACTGGTGGAGTACGCCGCCGACCACGGGCTCTGGGTCGAGGTCATCGGCGAGGACGGCTCGCGAGCCGACCTGGACTACCTCGAAGAACTGCTCGGAGCCGCCGTCGAGGCCGGCGCGGACCGCATCTGCTGGGCCGACACCGTCGGTCACGCGACGCCGGACCGCGCACTCGAATGCGTCTCCCGGCTCTCCGACCTGGGCCCAGTCAGTACCCACACCCACGACGACCTGGGGCTCGCAGTGACGAACGCCCTGGTCTCCATCGCGGCAGGTGCAGACCTCGTCCACGGGACGATAAACGGCATCGGCGAGCGCGCCGGCAACGTCGCCCTCGAAGAGGTCGCTATCGCGCTTGACCACGGGTACGGCGTCGAGTCGATGGCCCTGACCGAGGTGTACGACCTCGCCCAGCTCATCGCCAACCGGACCGGCATCCCGCTGGCTCCCAACAAGGCGGTCGTCGGCGAGAACGCCTTCACCCACGAGTCCGGTATCCACACCGACGGCACGCTCAAGGACGACTCGATGTACGAGCCGTACCCGCCGGAGAAAGTGGGCCGCGAGCGCCGCCTCGCACTCGGCAAACACGCGGGCCGAGCCGGTGTCGAGGCCGCCCTCGACGAGCACGATGTCGAGGTCACCGATGACCAGCTCTCGGAAATCGTCAGCCGCGTCAAGGAGATCGGCGACCGCGGCAAGCGCGTCACCGACGCCGACCTGCTGACCATCGCCGACGAGGTGACCGGCGACGCGCGCGACCGCCGGGTCGAACTGCTCGGCCTGACCGCCGTTTCCGGTTCCGACACGCCGACGGCGAGCGTCCGACTCGCGGTCGACGGCGAGGAACGCAAGGAGGCAGCGGTCGGCTCCGGGCCGGTCGACGCCGCGATGAACGCCGCCGAGGTGGCGCTGTCCCACACCGCCGACGCGACGCTCGAAGACTACCACGTCGACGCCATCACCGGCGGAACGGACGCGCTCGTCACGGTCGAAATCGAGATGTCGCGCGGCGACGACCACGTCGTCGTCTCCGCCAGCGACTCTGACATCACACGGGCGTCCGTGCGCGCGATGGTCGACGCGATGGACCGCCTCGTCACCGACGACGAGGACCCGCTCGTCGCCGACGACTGA
- a CDS encoding DUF192 domain-containing protein, producing MRLVHDPDGAARSLATEVEYAESMLEQGRGLMFRSSIPDDYALVFPFDRASRQFIHMLFVRFPLDVLWLVDEEVQAVETLQPWRSVGYANADTVIELPGGAASDVSEGDTVRLE from the coding sequence ATGCGTCTCGTCCACGACCCCGACGGCGCGGCTCGCTCCCTCGCGACGGAGGTGGAGTACGCCGAGTCGATGCTCGAACAGGGCCGGGGGCTGATGTTCCGGTCGTCGATTCCCGACGACTACGCGCTGGTCTTCCCCTTCGACCGCGCGAGCCGACAGTTCATCCATATGCTGTTCGTCCGGTTCCCACTCGACGTGCTCTGGCTCGTCGACGAGGAGGTCCAGGCCGTCGAAACCCTACAGCCCTGGCGCTCGGTCGGCTACGCGAACGCGGATACTGTCATCGAACTGCCCGGTGGCGCGGCGTCGGACGTTTCCGAGGGCGATACGGTCCGTCTTGAATAA
- a CDS encoding DUF7097 family protein, with protein MEKAPGGTSVGVDDPYDHVQRCDFVTGEGKCRWAREHGHHDPEFANTRSADDFRCPAAIAPDDADADAEPEWDWVDCPHFRSRNHDRECVRCGLEERRMAHSADRPLLEEHHLSYREGGNELSHEITVFLCRWCHAKIHQSWARLDDDANPDPEAIAQREQRRSKEQSELGFESAADRYDDS; from the coding sequence ATGGAGAAGGCTCCCGGGGGGACGTCCGTCGGCGTCGACGACCCATACGACCACGTCCAGCGGTGTGACTTCGTCACCGGCGAGGGGAAGTGTCGCTGGGCGCGCGAACACGGCCACCACGACCCCGAGTTCGCCAACACCCGTAGTGCCGACGACTTTCGCTGTCCGGCAGCGATTGCACCCGATGACGCGGACGCAGACGCGGAGCCGGAATGGGATTGGGTCGACTGCCCGCATTTCCGCTCTCGGAACCACGACCGGGAGTGTGTTCGTTGCGGACTTGAAGAGCGACGGATGGCCCACTCTGCGGACCGACCGCTGCTAGAGGAACACCACCTCTCGTACCGCGAAGGCGGCAACGAGCTATCACACGAAATAACGGTCTTTCTCTGCCGGTGGTGTCACGCGAAGATCCACCAGTCGTGGGCGCGGCTCGACGACGACGCAAACCCGGACCCTGAAGCCATTGCACAGCGGGAACAGCGCCGCTCTAAGGAGCAATCCGAACTGGGGTTTGAATCGGCTGCCGACCGCTACGACGACTCGTAG
- a CDS encoding ATP-binding protein, with protein sequence MTSPALTKQSLGTGYVVATGFVISGALLAHGMSIVRPSPIDVVILSVGLTPALALVAANYWLPVSGLSGDQIWTAAEWCGLGIALFTLIKIVVLLAPVPQSSMIPSILASGVAVGGFGGVLFGWLLELRRSRRRLTQSNEVLFRVLRHDLRNDLNVALGHLGELQRETAERGDSKSRAHVEQLNGTIDDIIATTEKARQIEFAFDADRRAQQPIDLVPCVREQAKKITQSHPETTVELDLPEQSKVYADWMLDTVLRNVIENAVVHCENTPTLYISVEEHGRTVFVHVGDNCPSIPQHERDVLNSGVETQLCHSKGIGLWLTTWIVESYGGAVHLTTSDGGNTVTLELRGPTVLDGVRQTLREWP encoded by the coding sequence GTGACCTCTCCGGCGCTCACGAAGCAGTCGCTGGGGACGGGATATGTCGTCGCAACGGGTTTCGTGATTTCCGGCGCGTTACTTGCCCACGGCATGTCTATCGTCCGGCCGTCCCCGATAGACGTGGTCATCCTCAGCGTGGGGTTGACACCGGCGCTAGCCCTGGTAGCCGCGAACTACTGGCTCCCGGTGAGCGGACTGTCCGGAGATCAGATATGGACTGCCGCGGAGTGGTGCGGACTGGGCATCGCGCTGTTTACGCTCATCAAAATCGTCGTGCTGCTCGCCCCAGTACCGCAGTCCTCGATGATCCCGTCGATACTCGCAAGCGGGGTCGCAGTCGGCGGGTTTGGCGGGGTTCTGTTCGGGTGGCTGCTGGAGCTCCGGCGGTCCCGGCGCAGACTCACCCAGAGCAACGAGGTGTTGTTTCGAGTGCTCAGGCACGACCTCCGGAACGACCTCAACGTCGCACTCGGGCACCTCGGCGAACTGCAGCGGGAGACAGCAGAGCGTGGCGACTCCAAGTCGCGTGCGCACGTCGAGCAGTTGAACGGTACTATCGACGATATCATCGCCACTACGGAGAAGGCGAGGCAGATAGAGTTCGCGTTCGACGCGGACCGTCGCGCACAGCAACCGATCGACCTCGTGCCGTGTGTCAGAGAACAGGCGAAAAAAATCACGCAATCGCACCCGGAGACAACTGTTGAACTCGACCTCCCGGAGCAGTCGAAGGTGTACGCCGACTGGATGCTCGACACTGTGCTTCGGAACGTCATCGAAAATGCGGTCGTTCACTGCGAAAATACCCCGACGCTGTATATCTCAGTCGAAGAGCACGGCCGAACCGTGTTCGTTCACGTCGGCGATAACTGTCCGTCGATTCCACAGCACGAACGAGATGTCCTCAATAGCGGCGTGGAAACGCAACTGTGCCATTCAAAGGGGATCGGGCTCTGGCTGACGACGTGGATCGTCGAGAGTTACGGCGGGGCAGTACACCTCACGACCTCGGACGGCGGCAACACCGTGACGCTGGAACTGCGTGGCCCGACAGTTCTCGACGGGGTTCGCCAAACCCTTCGAGAGTGGCCCTGA
- a CDS encoding GMP synthase subunit A produces MTRIDVIDNHGQFTHLEQRALRDMGVDVSLRDNTTPPEEIDADGIVLSGGPDMDDIGNCPEYLDLDVPVLGICLGMQLIADELGGRVGGGEYGGYADVTVDILDDDDPLLGSLYPETRVWASHADEVKEVPPGFERTATSDVCGVEAMSNTDEAIYGVQWHPEVAHTEEGEEVFENFLSVCDQQSVARQ; encoded by the coding sequence ATGACCCGAATCGACGTTATCGACAATCACGGACAGTTCACACATCTGGAGCAGCGCGCGCTCCGGGACATGGGCGTCGACGTCTCACTCAGGGACAACACGACCCCGCCGGAGGAGATCGACGCCGACGGCATCGTCCTTTCGGGCGGCCCGGACATGGACGATATCGGGAACTGTCCCGAGTACCTCGACCTCGACGTTCCAGTGCTCGGCATCTGTCTGGGAATGCAACTCATCGCCGACGAACTCGGCGGCCGAGTCGGCGGCGGCGAGTACGGCGGCTACGCGGACGTGACGGTGGACATCCTCGATGATGACGACCCGCTGCTCGGCTCGCTGTATCCCGAAACGCGTGTGTGGGCCAGCCACGCTGACGAAGTGAAGGAAGTCCCGCCCGGATTCGAGCGGACCGCGACCTCCGATGTCTGTGGCGTCGAGGCGATGAGCAACACAGACGAAGCGATATACGGCGTCCAGTGGCATCCAGAGGTCGCTCACACCGAAGAGGGCGAGGAAGTGTTCGAGAACTTCCTGTCGGTCTGTGACCAGCAGTCTGTCGCTCGCCAGTAA
- a CDS encoding DUF2070 family protein yields MTATQGNLASLSRFIFRAPTWYTSLAFALVIAAMTGIVAFDSRFILDDAWQGVFLIGLPTSIASAVTPWVDRQLGGQLTPNRATLLAVICELITIAMLTVAGVIAIFTVRLGQNFVFDVLLVALASIFAFRLLILMAVSRHSLLKAAIPASVQTVTAAVLLAIYSGATAFILEDPMLREYLSRPEEVPPQVQGFIPQDFVILAVICVIYALAVWLFLVVIDQPWRSSLGVSALDFLRGFIGHIAEGTRELEEFFEDIGEEAVVPVTLLSVRRPGGEEKARFVLPMIHPGPMGEIGGGNLPRRVAESADGLAFPPHATAGHDFNLVTEREVDTILSTAETAYQNLEYDDQATAGLRVTEGEATLTGQAFGTDALVVNTYAPGCADDVEYAVGLSAMSEARADGLDDVLLVDAHNCNDGLEGDDLGHVVPGSQRSFDMLHGAGQLGNLLTDAETGQLRCGVAWDRTPWEPEEGIGPLGIRVCVFEVNGQRTAYVLIDGNNMEPGLRQRIIDAADGVDMMEVMTSDTHIVNTVEAENQVGQVIPEKEIVALIGDLVDRAVADLEPVEAGMASEQATVTVFGNDRTETLASTANAMVSMGGALAGAFILVVMTISVLIFLLT; encoded by the coding sequence ATGACGGCGACACAGGGAAATCTCGCTAGTCTTTCGCGGTTTATTTTCAGGGCTCCGACCTGGTATACGAGCCTGGCCTTTGCACTGGTCATCGCGGCGATGACTGGTATCGTTGCGTTCGATTCGCGGTTCATCCTCGACGACGCCTGGCAGGGCGTGTTTCTCATCGGCCTGCCGACCTCAATCGCCAGTGCCGTGACGCCGTGGGTCGACCGGCAGCTGGGCGGGCAGCTAACCCCGAACCGGGCCACGCTGCTTGCGGTCATCTGTGAGTTGATCACTATCGCGATGCTGACTGTCGCCGGCGTTATCGCCATCTTTACCGTCCGCCTCGGGCAGAACTTCGTCTTCGACGTGCTGTTAGTCGCGCTGGCGTCGATATTCGCCTTCCGGCTGCTGATACTGATGGCCGTCTCGCGGCACTCACTGCTGAAGGCGGCGATTCCGGCGAGCGTCCAGACGGTCACTGCCGCCGTGTTGCTGGCGATATACAGCGGGGCGACCGCGTTCATCCTCGAAGACCCGATGCTTCGGGAGTACCTCTCCCGCCCGGAGGAGGTCCCGCCGCAGGTACAGGGGTTTATCCCGCAGGACTTCGTTATTCTCGCGGTTATCTGTGTCATCTACGCGCTAGCAGTCTGGCTGTTCCTGGTCGTCATCGACCAACCATGGCGCTCCTCGCTCGGCGTTTCCGCGCTGGATTTCCTCCGGGGGTTCATCGGGCACATCGCCGAAGGCACGCGCGAACTGGAGGAGTTTTTCGAGGACATCGGCGAAGAAGCCGTCGTCCCGGTCACCTTGCTGTCGGTCCGTCGGCCGGGCGGCGAGGAGAAAGCCCGGTTCGTCCTGCCGATGATTCACCCCGGCCCGATGGGTGAAATCGGCGGCGGTAACCTCCCCAGACGCGTCGCCGAATCGGCCGACGGCCTGGCCTTCCCGCCACACGCGACCGCCGGCCACGACTTCAACCTCGTCACGGAGCGGGAGGTCGACACGATCCTGTCGACCGCAGAGACGGCGTACCAGAACCTCGAATACGACGACCAGGCGACGGCGGGCCTCCGTGTCACAGAGGGCGAGGCCACGCTGACGGGGCAGGCCTTCGGCACCGATGCGCTCGTCGTGAACACGTACGCGCCGGGCTGTGCCGACGACGTGGAGTACGCCGTGGGTCTCTCAGCGATGTCGGAAGCGCGGGCCGACGGGCTCGACGACGTACTCCTGGTCGACGCACACAACTGCAACGACGGGCTCGAGGGCGACGACCTCGGCCACGTCGTTCCCGGCAGTCAGCGGTCATTCGACATGCTCCACGGGGCCGGTCAGCTTGGAAACTTGCTCACAGATGCCGAAACCGGCCAACTCCGCTGTGGAGTCGCCTGGGACAGGACCCCCTGGGAGCCCGAGGAGGGCATCGGCCCGCTCGGAATCCGGGTCTGTGTCTTCGAAGTCAACGGCCAGCGGACGGCGTACGTGCTCATCGACGGCAACAACATGGAGCCGGGCCTCCGTCAGCGCATCATCGACGCCGCCGACGGCGTGGATATGATGGAGGTGATGACCAGCGACACCCACATCGTCAACACCGTCGAGGCCGAGAATCAGGTCGGACAGGTCATCCCCGAGAAGGAAATCGTTGCGCTCATCGGGGACCTCGTCGACAGAGCCGTCGCCGACCTCGAACCCGTCGAGGCCGGGATGGCGAGCGAACAGGCGACCGTGACGGTGTTCGGCAACGACCGGACCGAGACGCTGGCCTCGACTGCCAACGCGATGGTCTCGATGGGTGGCGCACTGGCCGGGGCGTTCATTCTCGTCGTAATGACGATCAGCGTGTTGATTTTCCTGCTGACCTGA
- a CDS encoding AAA family ATPase, with protein MDATEASEVSSQILDEIGSAVIADRGFFETVLLGVVAKGHVLLEDVPGTGKTLTARSVATALGLSFSRIQFTPDLLPADITGTHIFNEESRSFEFTEGPVFANVLLADEINRAPPKTQSALLEAMEEGQVTVDGDTYDLPEPFFVIATQNPVDMEGTFELPEAQVDRFLAKTSLGYPDDEGEVELLRRRAGRTTQSPTVEPILDAESVTELRSVPETVTVDDDLLQYMAALARATRDDYRVDVGVSPRGTQRLFEAARAMATIAGREYVAPDDIKRVAQPVLAHRLVLTPDARVEQVDKGTVIQSVLDEVPVPTV; from the coding sequence ATGGACGCTACCGAGGCAAGCGAGGTGTCGAGTCAGATCCTCGACGAGATCGGGAGTGCCGTCATCGCCGACCGCGGTTTCTTCGAGACAGTGCTGCTGGGGGTCGTCGCGAAGGGCCACGTCCTGCTCGAGGACGTTCCCGGCACGGGAAAGACACTGACCGCCCGCAGCGTCGCGACCGCGCTGGGGCTGTCGTTCTCCCGCATCCAGTTCACGCCGGACCTCCTGCCGGCCGACATCACGGGAACGCACATCTTCAACGAGGAGTCCCGGAGTTTCGAATTCACCGAAGGACCGGTGTTCGCCAACGTTCTGTTGGCCGACGAGATCAACCGCGCGCCGCCCAAGACCCAGTCCGCCCTGCTCGAAGCGATGGAAGAGGGACAGGTCACCGTCGACGGGGACACCTACGACCTTCCCGAACCGTTCTTCGTCATCGCCACGCAGAACCCAGTCGACATGGAGGGGACTTTCGAACTCCCCGAAGCGCAGGTCGACCGGTTCCTGGCAAAGACATCACTCGGCTATCCTGACGACGAAGGCGAGGTCGAACTCCTCCGGCGGCGTGCCGGCCGGACGACACAGAGTCCGACCGTGGAGCCGATACTTGACGCGGAGTCGGTCACGGAACTCCGGAGCGTTCCGGAGACGGTTACCGTCGACGACGACCTGCTGCAGTACATGGCTGCCCTCGCCCGGGCGACCAGAGACGATTACCGCGTGGACGTCGGGGTCTCACCGCGCGGGACCCAGCGGCTGTTCGAGGCAGCGCGGGCGATGGCGACCATCGCGGGCCGGGAGTACGTGGCACCGGACGACATCAAACGGGTCGCACAGCCAGTGCTGGCACACAGACTGGTGTTGACGCCTGACGCCCGCGTCGAGCAAGTCGACAAGGGGACCGTTATCCAGAGCGTGCTCGACGAGGTCCCCGTCCCGACCGTCTAA
- a CDS encoding GtrA family protein has translation MASAVVTPARRQQLVRFFLVGVFAASIQQALLWLFNDVGGLNYILAAAIAIECTILLQYVLNNAWTFHRSQHSDLREYVVGLGKTNLVRGTAIPLQLGLLYAFVTWGGVVPLVGNGGAIVITGVYRYALDARWTWG, from the coding sequence ATGGCGTCCGCTGTCGTCACACCGGCCCGACGACAGCAACTCGTCCGGTTCTTCCTCGTCGGTGTGTTTGCTGCGTCAATTCAGCAAGCGCTGCTATGGTTGTTCAACGATGTCGGTGGCCTGAATTACATTCTCGCGGCCGCTATCGCAATCGAGTGTACGATTCTGCTTCAGTACGTCCTCAACAACGCCTGGACGTTCCACCGGTCACAGCACTCGGATCTGCGAGAGTACGTAGTCGGGTTAGGGAAGACGAACCTCGTTCGTGGGACGGCGATCCCGCTCCAGTTGGGCCTCCTCTACGCGTTTGTCACTTGGGGCGGCGTCGTGCCGCTGGTCGGCAATGGCGGGGCTATCGTCATCACGGGTGTGTACCGGTACGCGCTTGACGCCCGCTGGACGTGGGGTTAG
- a CDS encoding sulfatase-like hydrolase/transferase, with translation MTAPATNNVVLVTVDSLRADALGGADSVSPVLDSLAESGVVFENAVAQGNWTPFSFPSIHGSRPVFAESDDIGLASTPTLAEQVSDAGIETAGFNAANGFLTDHWGYDRGFDEFEPFVDSGGYSKYLAAHPTIQAWVQLGTSPFRRAATVLSGGSDERPFADVSRMGDLEDRATEFLATTDGPFFLWVHYMDTHTPYVPAPRHIREVSDNHFGVLRMLTSHLRTGLGWEVDDRTLETLRTLYEATVRQVDASVGRLLDTLETEGHRDDTAVVVAGDHGEEFLEHGHLAHYPKLYRELIDVPYIVSTPDSEGQSVETTVGLDTIAPTVCDLLSLTPATEWDGASVAPAIHGADIEDRGPIVSAAVRGESVTSQPIPRSRADGELLLSARDERYTYIEFTESGRQELYDRTSDPEEQVDLCSDSADADPPVTVLDRLSDAVAEHLAELDSDGTGAENTEASDEITARLKALGYQ, from the coding sequence ATGACGGCCCCGGCAACGAACAACGTGGTGCTGGTCACGGTTGATTCGCTGCGAGCGGACGCACTGGGTGGCGCTGACAGCGTCTCCCCAGTCCTGGACTCGCTCGCTGAGTCGGGCGTTGTCTTCGAAAACGCCGTCGCACAGGGGAACTGGACGCCGTTCTCGTTCCCGTCCATCCACGGCTCGCGGCCGGTGTTCGCTGAGAGCGACGACATCGGTCTGGCGTCGACGCCGACGCTGGCCGAGCAGGTGTCCGATGCCGGTATCGAGACGGCAGGGTTCAACGCCGCAAACGGTTTTCTCACCGATCACTGGGGATACGACCGCGGGTTCGACGAGTTCGAGCCGTTCGTCGACAGCGGCGGCTACAGCAAGTACCTGGCGGCCCACCCGACCATCCAGGCGTGGGTCCAACTCGGCACTTCACCGTTCCGTCGTGCTGCGACCGTCCTCAGCGGCGGGTCTGACGAACGGCCCTTCGCCGACGTGTCCCGGATGGGCGACCTCGAAGACCGCGCCACCGAGTTTCTGGCGACGACCGACGGACCGTTCTTCCTGTGGGTCCACTACATGGACACGCACACACCGTACGTGCCGGCCCCGCGGCACATCCGCGAGGTGTCGGACAACCACTTCGGTGTCCTCCGAATGCTCACCTCCCACCTCCGAACCGGGCTGGGCTGGGAAGTCGACGACCGGACGCTGGAGACGCTCCGGACGCTGTACGAGGCGACGGTTCGGCAGGTCGATGCCAGCGTCGGTCGGCTACTCGACACCCTCGAAACAGAGGGCCATCGCGATGATACGGCCGTCGTCGTCGCCGGCGACCACGGCGAGGAGTTCCTCGAACACGGCCATCTCGCTCACTACCCCAAGCTCTATCGGGAGCTCATCGACGTTCCCTACATCGTCTCGACACCGGACAGCGAGGGCCAGTCGGTCGAGACGACGGTCGGCCTCGACACGATCGCGCCGACGGTGTGCGATCTGCTGTCGCTCACGCCGGCGACGGAGTGGGACGGAGCGTCCGTCGCCCCGGCGATCCACGGCGCGGACATCGAGGACCGCGGCCCCATCGTCTCCGCAGCGGTCCGGGGCGAGAGCGTGACCAGCCAGCCGATCCCGCGGAGCCGCGCGGACGGGGAGCTCCTCCTCAGCGCACGCGACGAGCGCTACACGTACATCGAATTCACGGAATCGGGGCGTCAGGAACTGTACGACCGGACGAGCGATCCCGAAGAGCAGGTCGATCTGTGTTCGGACTCGGCGGACGCCGATCCGCCTGTGACCGTCCTCGACCGGCTCTCGGATGCAGTTGCCGAACACCTCGCAGAACTCGATAGCGACGGGACGGGGGCGGAAAACACCGAGGCATCTGACGAGATAACAGCACGGTTAAAGGCGCTCGGTTATCAGTAA
- a CDS encoding GNAT family N-acetyltransferase, whose translation MTNSIQLRSYDDRDADAVWCLHEWAMRATGNDPSDIPGTSDLQNIETRYFDTGGAFLVGVVPDADDDLPQTFDGGLTAMGGFLPNEVGHADERTVSGAAELHRMRVAPSRQRRGYGRSLLHKLEQQVVEQGYEVLLATTSQSQPAAVAFYRDEGYQEVDQSTQGEYELVHFEKRL comes from the coding sequence ATGACCAACTCCATTCAGCTTCGGTCCTACGACGACCGGGACGCCGACGCTGTCTGGTGTCTCCACGAGTGGGCAATGCGAGCGACCGGCAATGACCCCAGTGACATCCCCGGAACGTCGGACCTGCAAAACATCGAGACGCGGTATTTCGACACCGGCGGCGCGTTTCTCGTCGGCGTCGTTCCCGATGCCGACGATGACCTCCCACAGACGTTCGACGGCGGCCTAACCGCGATGGGCGGGTTCCTCCCGAATGAAGTCGGGCACGCGGACGAGCGAACCGTCTCCGGCGCGGCCGAACTCCACCGGATGCGGGTGGCTCCGTCCCGGCAACGACGTGGCTACGGTCGGAGCCTCCTCCACAAACTCGAACAGCAAGTGGTCGAGCAGGGATACGAGGTCCTGCTTGCGACGACATCACAGAGCCAGCCCGCCGCGGTCGCGTTCTACCGCGACGAAGGATACCAGGAGGTAGACCAGTCAACACAGGGCGAGTACGAACTCGTCCACTTCGAGAAACGGCTCTGA